The Culex quinquefasciatus strain JHB chromosome 2, VPISU_Cqui_1.0_pri_paternal, whole genome shotgun sequence genome contains the following window.
ctATCcgtattatttttcttaaaaaaaactgaagttttcttaatttttttctgttttgactttgttgatcggACTGCTGGTGGCTGAGAAATTGGAGAGTTGATAAAAAATGAGTTTATAAtagtgaaaaaatagtgtttttttgtgtcaTCTAATTAGCACTAAATTTCAACTGacttcattaaaattataatcatAATTTTAGAACAGAGAGTACCCTTTGGATAGGACTtagaacaattatttaaaaaaaaaatattaaaatgttggGCAGGATCAGGGTTACCaggtaaaaatttgaaaaatctggcaaagtatcgaataaaaatctggaaaaattttgcaatcgaaaatattACATTTCTGAATGGTGAAGTGGAGTCAGGatataatttcaatgaaaagttGGTAGAATTCAGTTGGTTAAACTGATTTTATGGCCTTAAAAATGTTGAACTTACATTTCCTTCAAGAAAAACACattctatatttttaaattttcaattatatccgttaattttaatcaaaaagttgttcaaaacgaGCATTATCTAAAAAATCTGGCAGAATCTGTCATTATCTGGCACAGAGAAATacgaatctttattctggctgtcacttgaaaaatctggcattaccaggtttatctggcaacctggtaaccctgggcaagattttgaaattttgaaatatttttatcttaaaagGGGGGAACATTTcactacagttttttttatttgtcaacaCGGTCAGCTAAAAAATTAGGTGACACCGAGATAAactaattttttacaaaattttaacttttagatcaacatagtcaaaaaattattgaaaattttccagcttagggaccatccataaaccacgtagacaattttttgggaatctcttacccccctcccctccgtggacaattgtccatacaaaaaaaaaactgtgtggacaatcgccatatccccccccccctaaagtgtccacgtggtttatggatggtcccttatcgaAAATGGGTGGTTTTCCAtcataaaatagttttaaactgaaaaaaactgtaattttttcgaaatatttccCATTAACTTGAACCTATAACCTATAACATGAAAACAATGCAGTCTTCAAGATCAGGCAATAAATGTAGCTATTTCaattatagaaatttaaatgataaaaaataagcaattatttaagttttattttgagaagtatatattaaaaaccatttcaatatgtctggcaactctgtattatagcatgtttttttttaatatttgaaacaggtggtttttgtaaagattattttttaggaaattgagGATAGACAGATAATATCATTTCGTGAGCAAGTTCTTCAAAGCCTTTTCACTCAGTAACGATTTTGATGTTCTGAAATGGTCATAAAGATAAACAACAAGGTAATAAGTTTTCAGTTCCAGAACAAACCTTTTCAACTTGAGAATTTCCTCTCCAACCACCAACCCCTCTCCACCAGGTCTCCGCTGATCAATCCGAAAGTGTTcctccagctgctgcagcgtcgCGGTCCTGGAACACCCGAACCCGTGAAAGAGCCGTCGTGCATCCTCCCGAAACCGATCGATGCAAGCCTCCACCGCGGTATGGAACGAGTCCAGCTGCTCAACGCTGGCCGGCCGAAGGTGCCGCTCGGTGGCCTCCCTCAACCCGGTGCTGAGACAGAGTAGGATGAAGTCGATGTACTTAAGCCGGATGGCGGACCGACTTCGGATGAGCGTCTTTTGGGCGGATTCTCGGTGGAGGGCGTACAGGAGCAGACAGGAGATCAGAGCGACCGTGGTCACTCCGAAGATCACTCCGAGGGGGTAGTTGTGGAGGTTTGTTTGCAACTGGTTGAAGAAGGTCGGATGGTTGAGCAGCAGCCAGTGGACGGTTGCGGTGATTCCGGTTAGGGTGAGGGTTAAGAAGAGaagtttttggtaattttcggCCATGCAGCGATGCAGACGGTAAATTTGGACGGTTAGGAAACGGACCGAGATGATCATTTTTGCGAAACAAACTGTCAAATATGCAAGGAGTGCTTGGTTGAAACTCGAACCTATTTTAACCCTTTTCCCACTGACCAACACCGCTGTCAATTTCCACCAGCATTACGAGGAAAAAGTGCCATTAACTGCACGATCAGTCACTATAAAACCACCCGTCCGACGTTCATCAATTTTCCTTATAATTGAATAAAGTTTATTATTGCAGCACACTCTTCTTAATGGTGGTTCGGCCAGTTATGACCACCACCGCCAACGCCGCGCGGTTACGGGGACGGAACACTCTTCCAATAGTGAGCTTTGTGGGATGagcttggaaaaaaaaaatagaaaagagtGACCACAACCTGACTGCAGTGGAGCGAAATTGAGCTTTATTATTGATGGAACTGTGGCTAGCACGGAGCAACTAGGACATTTCTGGACGACCGACCACCATTATGACGTTGCCGGGAGTGATGATGACTAATGGACCATTGACGGTGGAAAATGGGTTTGATGGAGCTAATCCTTGCAGCGGGATGAGCCTCGGAACAGCAATGATGACAGTTGCCGGGGATGCTTTTAATTACTCAATTTTATACTGCTTTTTATGGGTCTAGAAAAAATGCTCTCGGTTATCATTACAATATATTTAAATCAGTACTATTGCCTTGAGGAGATAATTTCAGCTTattgtgtgtttttgaaaaccCCTGACCCAGttccagttttttgtttttagtttttagtttttagtttttagtttttagtttttagtttttagtttttagtttttagtttttagtttttagtttttagtttttagtttttagtttttagtttttagtttttagtttttagtttttagtttttagtttttagtttttagtttttagtttttagtttttagtttttagtttttagtttttagtttttagttttagtttttagtttttagtttttagttttagttttagtttttagtttttagtttttagtttttagtttttagttttagtttttagtttttagtttttagtttttagttttagtttttagttttagtttttagttttagtttttagtttttagtttttagtttttagtttttagttttagtttttagtttttagtttttagtttttagtttttagtttttagtttttagtttttagtttttagttttagtttttagtttttagtttttagtttttagtttttagtttttagtttttagtttttagtttttagtttttagtttttagtttttagtttttagtttttagtttttagtttttagttttagtttttagtttttagttttagtttttagtttttagtttttagtttttagtttttagtttttagtttttagtttttagtttttagtttttagtttttagtttttagtttttagtttttagtttttagtttttagtttttagtttttagtttttagttttagtttttagtttttagtttttagttttagtttttagtttttagtttttagtttttagtttttagttttagtttttagtttttagtttttagttttagtttttagtttttagttttagtttttagttttagtttttagtttttagtttttagtttttagtttttagtttttagtttttagtttttagtttttagtttttagtttttagtttttagtttttagtttttagtttttagttttagtttttagtttttagtttttagtttttagtttttagtttttagtttttagtttttagtttttagtttttagtttttagtttttagtttttagtttttagtttttagtttttagttttagtttttagtttttagtttttagtttttagtttttagtttttagtttttagtttttagtttttagtttttagtttttagttttagtttttagtttttagtttttagtttttagtttttagtttttagtttttagtttttagtttttagtttttagtttttagtttttagtttttagtttttagtttttagtttttagttttagtttttagtttttagtttttagtttttagtttttagtttttagtttttagtttttagtttttagttttagtttttagtttttagttttagtttttagtttttagttttagtttttagtttttagtttttagtttttagtttttagtttttagtttttagtttttagtttttagtttttagtttttagtttttagtttttagtttttagtttttagtttttagtttttagtttttagtttttagtttttagtttttagtttggaATTCAATGTAAATCATATGTTTTCTATTTACTTGCTttcttccagatttttttttctgaaataaaaatttgtaaagattaaaataacaaatatattTGAATTCTTCTTCCATAATTTTGTCAGTGCTCTTAATatgacataatttttattattctttCGTTGAGGCCAACCAGATTTAAAATGAGACATTTATTTTACTCTTCcctttctttaaatttgacatGTTTGTTTCCTGGGAACGGGAAGTGAAACCCCACCTCAATGTCAGCGGCAGTTAATCATAGCTTTTAAAATTTGCACCTTTCTGGCTGACTGTGGTTGCCAGCGACGATATGCCATACACGAGATGATATATGGCTGGGATCTGACacacgtgtgtgtttgtgtgggtaGACTTGCGTTAGAACGGGATTTTTATCTCTTCTTTATTTTTACGCAGatgtttattgaaattttgacgcGCTTGCCTCCGAGCGCCTTAACGTCATGTAGGTGGAAGAATGTTGACAGTTTGTGGTGAAATTAGCTGTTCTTTTCGTTCCCCTAagctttttttacatttttatttttactataaattgatgatttcgttttataataattttaaataaagcttaaaaaataagtatttttgatTGCTTTATCACTgtttgattatttaaatacaaatatctgaaatttaatcaattctacaaaacttatttaaaaaaccatTCCACACCTTAAATTCACGTGTGAAACTTTGAAAAGATCGCAAAAAGTCACGCAAATTCCAAAGCTTCTTCTTTGCTTATCCAACCCTATCATCCTTTTCCCTCTCCCTCACTCTCACTTCCCCTCCGCAAGTCGCGATTTTCCGCGCCAAAGAAAAACCGCCCTCGCGCGCGCCGCGAACATAACAATCACATTATTACTGCTCTAGTTGTCCCGCTGGAAGTGTTAAAAGTCGGGAAAATTGCGTAAAAGCGGATTGTGGCAGCTCTTCGGAATGGAATTTATTgcgatgtgtgtgtgtatgagtgAGTTTGTATGTGTGACATTTTATGCCGCGAAGAAGCGTTGAAAGTCGTGAAGAATTTTCCCCCCTCAAAAATGCGCTTTAAATGGTGCCTCGACCCGTGAAAAAGGGTGCCACAATTTGGCAGTGCCTCCCCCGTTTGAAACCCGCCAGGAATTTGATTCGGATTCGATTTCGATTGATTGGTCGCTTGGCCCAGATTCGGTTTCCGGGTGGTGCATTCCACAGTGTCGCACATCCCTTTTGGAGGTACAGTTCACCGGATCGTCATCGATATCGACACTCGGCCGGAATGATGGAGATCAGATTGCCCGACTTTTCCTCCCTCAATTACCCtgcattttgtcaattttccgTTTAAATCTATCAAATTTCCTGGTTTCAGCGCCGCCACCTCCTGTCGGATTCGGTTCGACTATTGAACCCTTGTCGAAGCGTTCAATTCGTCAAGCGTGTTGGTTTGGGAAAAGTTGAGTTCTTCTTAGAGAAATGAGTTGTATTCAATTAAAGAATGTTTTAGACTCTCacaaacattttgttttgaaagtactGAATACtgaatttccaatttttcatccaaattttaaaaaatgcttattttcttattatttCCTAGCcacataaaaatttattttttgacatttgcatAATTTATTGAAGAATGACAGGTTGATAAAATCCTGTAATTgacaaaaattctttttttggaattctgttgcatcaaatttaatataatttaaaagaTATCTAAACTAAATAAAGCATGAGTTATTCCTCAGATTTTCTTATCTTCGAATGAGATGTTTTATGAGGATTTAATTGGAAAATCCTTTAGCTTGGATGAAACACGAGACTTCATGCAGACTTCATGAGATCATCAGGTTATAACACATGAAGTATAAAAATTCCAAATGTTGTTAATTAAGTTAAACGATTATAAATGGGCTATTTCAGCCCTTTTGAAAAAGGAAGTCGTGTTTGTTTTCCAAGACACCATCGTTTGGAAGTTGAGGGTCAATTTgatataacattttaaaaaactcgtttttgataattttatttttttgtaaagccaGAAGATGttttcagagaaaaaaattaatgggCAGCCTCCAAATTTGTAAGAAAATACTATTAATGCAAAACGGCTTACTTGAACATATGGAATCGAtggacgaattttcaaaaattaaaagaatattaaaaaaatagattttttttcagaaatcttaaaaagctACACAGTTATATAATTTCCGTGTAATTTTTTTGGATAAAGTTGctgttttgaattgttttaaacAGTGCTTATGTTcacctatttttgaaaaaaataaatcaaaaaactcAGAAACTTCCTAACATTAAGCAttgtgaactttgttgatacagcCTTTGGTTGCTTAGACAATGCAAGGTTAAAAAAGGCAGGACAAGTTTTCTTTTCAGTATTGCCCAATTGgctattatttttataactttataacTTATTGACCTATtttgaatgttcaaaatggtatttttaagtttattattattatgttttataaaaatattttttacttcgAATTATCAAAGCCCACCatttaaaaatgagaaaaataagtgttctggccttgaaaaatagtttgattgattataaattttttaaatatttttttttttgaaaatagtagaaaACTTCATTTTACTAGTTCCTGAGATAACGTTggttgatacatttttttttgaaacaataagtaatttttaaaagagcTGAAACACATATTTGGAATTTAGAAATGTTGGGCtacgatttttgttttgaaattatctTTTAACAGAAATTGTGTGTAAGCGTTGGAACTGAAAccaatagttttcgagatatcaCGAGTTAAGAAAATAAGAGCTAAGGAAAAAAATACCCATTTTCGGTACACTAAGCTTTTCGACCTAATCTTGTatcaaaacacaattttcagaaaaatcaaataatgaGAGAGGCTTGCTTTCTTTTATTTTAGCTATTTATTACTATGAAATAGCCAAAAAAGCTTTATGATTAAAGTGCTGATAGGGTATATTTACCCCCCAGTAACCAACAGTCCAATCAACAATGTCTTAAAaggaaattggtaaaaaaattacagcttttcataaattattcaaaattttaacatttattttttacaaatttcacctAAATAAAGATGCAACTAAAATAtgttattcattaaaatttttgaaagaaaatttaattttgcttctattttttttccttcaaatacACAGTTCTATCGTTATCGGGAGGACAACGATAatatatcgttatcgttatcattatttcgataattttatcggcgCTAATCTTATCACCGATAATGGAtgataacttatttttaaaatctttcagaaatcgattaattcaaccatatcatgttagacatgaatttaatgaatttgcTATGCTTTCAttgagaatatattttttgaaaatctagtaagtttcaaagttaaATAttcactcaaaattgttcgcaaaatatcgtattttttcggaagtactcaaattttcataatttgcaatatgggtgtcaaacgaagcgaaaattTGCATGCTTTCCActtcattagagttttttttatatattaaaatatGCATTATGAGTATCAAACAAAGAGAAATTTGGTATTCTTTTTtctctttattagagttttattttgaaaaaaaaaaaattttcacaaaaaaatcgttttttttttcataataccgtaatctggggtcaatcgggactacagtctgaatagggacagcagttttagagcactta
Protein-coding sequences here:
- the LOC6049052 gene encoding uncharacterized protein LOC6049052, translating into MIISVRFLTVQIYRLHRCMAENYQKLLFLTLTLTGITATVHWLLLNHPTFFNQLQTNLHNYPLGVIFGVTTVALISCLLLYALHRESAQKTLIRSRSAIRLKYIDFILLCLSTGLREATERHLRPASVEQLDSFHTAVEACIDRFREDARRLFHGFGCSRTATLQQLEEHFRIDQRRPGGEGLVVGEEILKLKRTSKSLLSEKALKNLLTK